TACAACTGTATCTAACAAATCAAATACACAACAATGCTACAACTGTATCTAACAAATCAAATACACAACAATGCTACAACTGTATCTAACAAATCAAATACACAACAATGCTACAACTGTATCTAACAAATCAAATACACAACAATGCCACAACTGTATCTAACAAATCAAATACACAACAATGACACAACTGTATCTAATACAACTGTATCTAACAAATCAAATACACAACAATGCTACAACTGTATCTAACAAATCAAATACACAACAATGCTACAACTGTATCTAACAAATCAAATACACAACAATGCTACAACTGTATCTAACAAATCAAATACACAACAATGCTACAACTGTATCTAACAAATCAAATACACAACAATGCTACAACTGTATCTAACAAATCAAATACACAACAATGCTACAACTGTACCTAACAAATCAAATACACAACAATGCTACAACTGTATCTAACAAATCAAATACACAACAATGCTACAACTGTATCTAACAAATCAAATACACAACAATGCTACAACTGTACCTAACAAATCAAATACACAACAATGCTACAACTGTATCTAACAAATCAAATACACAACAATGCTACAACTGTATCTAACAAATCAAATACACAACAATGCTACAACTGTATCTAACAAATCAAATACACAACAATGCTACAACTGTATCTAACAAATCAAATACACAACAATGCTACAACTGTATCTAACAAATCAAATACACAACAATGCTACAACTGTATCTAACAAATCAAATACACAACAATGCTACAACTGTATCTAACAAATCAAATACACAACAATGCTACAACTGTATCTAACAAATCAAATACACAACAATGCTACAACTGTATCTAACAAATCAAATACACAACAATGCTACAACTGTACCTAACAAATCAAATACACAACAATGCTACAACTGTATCTAACAAATCAAATACACAACAATGCTACAACTGTATCTAACAAATCAAATACACAACAATGCTACAACTGTACCTAACAAATCAAATACACAACAATGCTACAACTGTACCTAACAAATCAAATACACAACAATGCCACAACTGTATCTAACAAATCAAATACACAACAATGCTACAACTGTACCTAACAAATCAAATACACAACAATGCTACAACTGTATCTAACAAATCAAATACACAACAATGCTACAACTGTATCTAACAAATCAAATACACAACAATGCTACAACTGTACCTAACAAATCAAATACACAACAATGCTACAACTGTACCTAACAAATCAAATACACAACAATGCCACAACTGTATCTAACAAATCAAATACACAACAATGCTACAACTGTATCTAACAAATCAAATACACAACAATGCTACAACTGTATCTAACAAATCAAATACACAACAATGCTACAACTGTATCTAACAAATCAAATACACAACAATGCTACAACTGTATCTAACAAATCAAATACACAACAATGCTACAACTGTATCTAACAAATCAAATACACAACAATGCTACAACTGTACCTAACAAATCAAATACACAACAATGCTACAACTGTATCTAACAAATCAAATACACAACAATGCTACAACTGTATCTAACAAATCAAATACACAACAATGCTACAACTGTACCTAACAAATCAAATACACAACAATGACACATACTACCATGATCACATTGATTTATAAAACGCAATCTTTCTAAATCTTGGACAATTCATCCACAGTAAGGCCTTGAATAAAAGgaaggtatttaaaaaaaaaatttaatctttatatataattttctaaaatgaaCTTGAAAGAAAGGGGAAATAGCATCGAATCAATATTGCAAGACATGTTTAACACTCATTGAACACAAAGATAAACGATTATTATCAAGGaggcaaaaataaacaaagggGAACGATATATGATGGAAGAAACTTCAACATAAAATGACATGTGGTAAAATTAtacctttaatataaaaagaaaacaatgttgAAATCCATTTAATTATTGCACTTGCAATTTAAACTCTGAAAAAATTGTCGTGCTGCTACTCGGAATTCGGAATCTAGGAAAGCATAGATAAAAGGGTTCACAATATTATTAATAACGTATATTTGACAAATCCACAACACTGCTAAAAACTCGGACATCGATAATTTTTCCCAAAAGTCGATATATATTCCTTCCAATGTAAGGACAACTGCTACTGGTGAATAGCAAAGCAGAAATACGAAAGTAATTAGCATAAACATTAATGTaaacttgtttttcatttgttggtTTCTTTTTAATCGGGGGTCGTTATGTGTattctttgttttcatttttggttGCAAATTCATaacttgtattttattttcagaaacaCAATTTGGTTCAGATATGTTTatatcatattcacattttttatCGCTACTTTCTGCTTCCTTTTGTTCGGTGAAGTTTTGCCCGTTGTCGTTTCGCTCATCAAGTGAGTTAAAAATTGTTTGGATTTTAATCATCTTTTTCTGGtaagttttatttgaattgGTCACACTTTCTGCTTTAACGTCATATTCTTTAGACTTATTCAAACTTCCCGTTAAACGAATTCTCTTCGAAAATCGGCGAATTTGTCGTCTGATATTTTGCGCCTTTATATGACCATATAAAGTACATCCTATTTTGccatacaaaaacataaataaagagtATAACACTATAACAAATACTGAAGCTGCTACTCCGTATGCAATAGATCCTGCTTTCGATTCGAATTTAATTTTGCTGGGATTAGTTCCAATCAATTTTCCTTCTATTGAAAAATTGTCTATGTCATACGAGAATGCTAACGGCAGTGCAAATGTGACAGCAAACATGCATGAGAGACCAACCATGATTCGTCTTTTCTTCAGACACAATGTTTTCtgtttgcatatttttaaatatctttgcAAAGCAATACACAACAAAAGCTGTATTGACATAAAAGATACACATCCATTAATGTAAAGCAAAAAGTCCCAAGCTAGCTCACTCTTTAAAGTGAATTGAAAATAGTTGATGATGATTCCATACACAGAACATACGATTGACGATACCAGATCCGACACAGCTAGAATTGGAATAAAGTAACGTTCTTCCGAGGTGTCTTTCAGTTTTAGCTTGTATACTAGTAATACCACTGTGTTACCTACAACTCCAATCACAAGATACAGGCATATCATAACTACGTTGACAGTTATATGCTGATTATACTTCTGTAGTAATTCCTCACTCGAACTATATTGCATTTGACTAGACATTTTGATTGAAGCTAGCTTACTTCgtcgtaaaaaaaaatagatatagaattattttagataattttcACTAAACATACGTTTAGGAAACTGTTCCTTTATGACACAAATAGTTGTGATTTTCATTCATAAATGtgatatacatatttttgatgAGTAATGAAAAAGGAAACAACGTGTTCTTAGAAGACACTCAACCGTACACGTTCATCTGAAGATGATAAAATGAGGAAATTAATAATGAAACTCATTCCTTATAAGTAAGTATGATACTTTTCCAGTCAGAAAAGTTTATGAAAGGACGGAAATGTACATAATATTGaagaatacaatttaaaatgcCTCCATCAAATAGTTACATCATGTTAACTAAACGATCCCGGAATTGGGATTATGTGTTGTTAAAGTGAATGTAATATCTACACAATAACAATACAGTTGAAAGAAGTGAAAATCATGCTGCGAACTTGTAGCTTAAAAGATATAACTTTATAATTGCTCTATTTTCATcgttattttattcaatttttggttGACTATTATATTCTTATATGTTTTTATGGTATTCATTGTGATATATCTTTCCCCTTCCAATGATTTTGATTTACATCATTattctatattatatttaatttctgtttcatacTTATgctcatatatatatgtatatattttctattattgTATGCATTGTGATATAAATGTTAAGCGCTTAATTAGAGTATTATGTTTATTAGATAGGCGCTATATAAAAGCTATGTATTTATGATTCTTTGATTAATAGATAGCATGCAACGGTCGTACAAATCTTTCATATACAAAAACGTGaaatctaaaaacaaatttttgacaATAGGACTCCCCTAGTGCTCATTTTTACATCTTTCAtggcaaaatatttatttttccctttatttggattttttaaaggttttcttTGGTAATTACTTTCTCTAGTTGATCGTCTAGAATTTTAGCTTTGCTCTTATTGAACATCTAAAGATATCCGAGTTTATTTCCTACAAGCATAACTTGTGTATACATTCTTGGGATTTGCTCTTGGTGTGCGACCATACCTTCTTTGCGTTGTCTTTATAATTATACTAGTAGTTTACTTCTTCTGTGTACATCTCATTCGCTTCCGACTGATTTTCCACTGGACTACTTGTTGTAGTCTCTTTAGCCGTAGTATTTTGCAGTAGTCAATAGacgcatgtgcaaacaaatttcattggatttagagcatgggtttATTCACAAATCGAAAGAAGAGCGTCATATTAGAATTGCAGTTTATAGacaaagttttaatctttatttcaaatgatggATAAGCATATTAGTCCGCTTGCTGTATTTATCATAAAGAGCATATTAGTCCGTTCTCTGTCTTTATCATTCAGAGAATATTAGTCCAACCtctgtttttaatgttttagagCATATTAGTCCACTCTGTGTCTTTATTTTAACGCGACAGAGGATGCATAAGAACCGAAACAGTTGCAGACTTATATGAGCAAAAATTAACATTGATACCAAttgattaaaaagtaaaatttcgtcactttgtctttcattttcaaTTGCAAATAAGTGCAAAAAAGAATAAGAAGACTTATTTGCTTTGTATCATTTCTTTTAATCTATTTGAattcaatatcttttttgttcAAAGTTAATGTGCACGCCCGGGCATTTTGACGCAAACGTAGCTACACGCATGCAAAGTGTGTCGACcagttgatattttatgataCCGATATGCAGAAAATTAACTTTGTATCAGCAGTAAACTAGAAGGTAAAGTAATAATTTCGGGTCGAACTAATCAACATAGGACCGGGTAAAATATAATAAGGTCatgtcaacgtatttgacgttaTAAAAACCTTTTTATGCAATTTTACGAAGAGTTGAACTGAGTGATATAACAGTGCAAATGTCAACATATATTTGTTCcgcctaacagaagttccactGGAAACTTTGTAATACATAATGTCATAATATCAGTTGGAAGAAATATTCTATACCATTGATTCCGTTAGGTAcatttactgtaatatttattccagtgaaaataatatttcagaatagtgattatatttattagtcGTATGCAATGGAGAAGACGTTCCATGTGTCTGATTATATCGTCAATATTtaaatgcttagttcgtttctgtgtgtgtgttacattttaatgtgatgtcgttgttctctgcttacatttaatgcgtttcccttggttttggtttgtaactcgaatttgttttttttctctctatcaatttatgagtttcgaacagcggtataatactgttgcctttatttaaacaaattgttattatacAGTTTTACATAACTACTTTAgtagatttgaaataaaactgttAAGTTGGATAGTACATGCATATACTCAGAGAAGAAAGCGTATGTTTAACGTTAAGTAGATTAGAGGTTCACTGTCAGAATAAAAAATACTCTGGAACAAAACTACAGTCAGTGAAATGAGAGAAGATAGAATCATATTAATATTGCTATTGATCGTcttgttcttttaaaatgtatttctattATGAACCCTGAAAATAGTCTTTCTAAGAAATTCTgtaatttatattgttataactgaaatagattaaaaacaaacaatagtgaATATTCAATTCAATAACTAAACTTACAAGTTAAGctctgaaaaaaatgttgagcTGCGATTCTGAACTCGGCATccataaaagaataaataaaagggTTTGCAGCGTTGTTAATGACGTGTATGTGGCAAATCCACAACGTAACTATAAAGCCTGACATAGACAGATTTCCCCAAAAGTCGGTATATATTCCTTCCAACGTAAGGATGACTGCTACTGGTGAATAGCAAAGCAGAAAGACGAAAGTAATTAGCATAAACATTAAAGTAAACTTGCTTTTCATTCGTCGGTTTCTATTTGTGCGGGGAACGTTAGATATAATATCTGTTTTCATTTGTGGTTTTGCACTGtcatttgaatattaatttgttttgtattttctggTTCGAACATGATAATAtcagtatatttatttttagttctttGCACTTCCTTTTGTTCGGCGTCGTTTTCCCCGGGATTGATTCGCTCATCTATGGATTTTAAAGttgttatgattttaaacatCTTTTCATCATTGGTGTTCTTTGTTTTAGTTGTGCTAAACGCAGTTGCTGCTTCAACGCTATATTCTATGGACCGTTTCATATTCCTTGTGAAACGAATTCTCTTTGATAATCGCACAATTTTCCGTTTGATGTTTTGTGCTTTTATATGACCGTATAAAGTACACCCTATTTTTCCGTATAATAACATAAACGAAGTGTACATGCCTATAACAATTATTGAAGCTGCTACTCCGTTCGCAATACATGCTGCATTCGATTCAAATCTAATTTTGATTGGAAGTTTCCCAATCACCTGTCCTTCAATTGAAAAATCATCTATGTCATAGGAAAATGCTAACGGTAgtgaaaatgtcacagcaaAAATGCATGAGAGACCGACCATGATTCTTCTTTTCTTTAGACACAATGTATTTTGTTTGCATATTTTGAGGTATCTTTGCAAAGCAATACACAAATGAAGCTGTATTGACATAAAAGATACACATCCATTTAGATAAAGCAAAAAGTCCCAAGCTATCTCACTCTTTAAATTCACCGGCATATTGTTAACAATAATTCAATACAACGAACATATGATTGATTATACCAGATCTGACAAAGCTAAAACAGGGATAAAGTAACGTTCTTCCGAGGTGTCTTTCATCTTTAGCTTGTATACTAGTAATACAATTGTGTTACCTAAAACTATATTGACGGTTACATTTTGGGTATACTGTTGTAATACGTCTTCAACCGAACTATTTTGCATTTGACTGGGCATTTTGGCTAAAGCCAGCTTACTTCTCCAAAAACTAGATATAGAATTGTCTAAGATAATTTTCACTCACAATATTTTTCCGGGAATTTCTGTAACTTCAAGACACAAATAGTTgtgattttcatttataaatgttaatattttttatgagtaATGTATTAGGAAATCACTTTCACTTAACCTCATTCAACTGCACGCATTCATCTGAAGATGATACAATGAAAGgaaattgataataaaacatattcctTATTAGtacaaaacaaactaaaatcaTCCATTTCTagttggctagcgaagatgatataatagaggaacgaaagataccagaggcaCAGTCTAAAGTATGACCGCGGAGTATGTATGTTGTTTGTACCACTTTGATTCATTTTTCTGAGATagtcttataaaaaaacatttgtcgATATAGAAGCTGATTGGCATTTGTTTTCCTAGTCTTCCAATGATGCAAAGTCTTTTTGAAGAAGCTCACTTGCTTGGTTGGTAATAATTTGACAGATTATACTGTCATAGGCACAAAAATGGTATATGCTGTAGTTGCTGTTTCTGGCTTGTCATAAATATAGATCAGAGTTATTCAACAAAAACTGTTCTTTGAGGTACATCAGAGAGTTCTTGTATATCAGCGGAGACAGTTCCTCTAGTGTGACGCTCTGTTTCATGTTATTATGTtggttatgttatttataacgCATTTTTCCAGACTTGCTTTATTGGTTGGTGATGTGACATCATGTCAAAATCTAGAAGTATGCCACGAActtaataattttcaatttaattttatgtgAGGCCGCTTATGATAATGATAAATTGGGATTCCAAAGATTGTCTTTTGCGGGATCCTTTTAAGCATtagcaattattttatttctgccATGTAGTCGAATGTGTTATATGTTAAAAGACCTTGCATAAGAAGGAATTAAGAGATATTTCCTACTCATAGCTGTTGATATTATACTTCATGTCAAAAAGCCAGATTTTGAcctgattttgatattttaatacgAAGAAGATGATTTATCACATGTCACCTACTCTATTACACTTCACTTAGACAGTAAATCAAGTGTATCCACAAACTAGATACAAAATTGTCTTAGATGATTTTGACTAAATATCCATTTCGGAAATTCCTTAAACTTTATGACACAAATGGTTGTCATTTTCTCCTAGTTCGTATTTTTATGAGTGATTTTAAGGGAAACACCCAGCACTTACTTAAACGACACTCATCTGTAGAGGATAAAAAGTAAGGAaatcaacaataaaacatattccTTATAAGACAATACAACTAATCTTCATACATTGTCAGCCGGATCTCTTGAAAAAATTATGAGTAACGTACAATAGAAGATTACAATTTGAAATACTCCCATTAAGTAAGTATGTCATGTGAATTGTATGAACCCGGAATTGGAGGTAGTATATACAGCTCGTTAAAGTGTGCATTTATAAATTAGAAAAGAATATTGAAATGAAGTAAGAACATGTTTTCACCAAATTATTTgctggaaaaaaatataacatttcattgATTCTTTAATTAAAAGAGTGCATGCAACGACCATACAAATCTTTCTTATATAATAACACACACACACCTTGGTTGTCTTCTGTGGAAAGAAAGATTGGCCGTAGGCATAAGTATTGGTTCGGATATCATTTGGGGATAAGAAATTGTTGACGATCCATGTCAATAAGATCATGCTGGATCTTGAATCACACGCATAATTTGTGTGTTTTCCTATGTTCTTCAAGACTTTCCCAATGTAAAGTTGTAACCATAATTGTGACAGAAACAGGCTTTCGTTCTCTGAAGTTGTTATGTGTACAAATTTTGCTGCGCTTTGCTGTACCTGCTCTTTAACGTTGATCTTATTTATGTGTGTTGGATTTTATACTGTGCATGCATATTCCACTACAGGTCTTATCATGAATGAATATGCAGCTGcctttacatgtattatggaGCCTTTCGTAAATTctaatgttttatttctattgcaAAATGTATGTCCGATGTCATTTCCCTATAGTTTATACTGATGGTTTCTCCTGGGTATAAAATGgcaacaactgtttttaaaatcattttgtcTAGCCAATGTTTTCGATACCTGGTCGGGTTGTTccatttgacacattccctatacctaatctcaattttatagaactcattttatgtaaataggcattgttgaaaattaattagatgtacatgtactagtattcttttttattactatCTTGTGTGTAAAAACATCTTCTTTGTCAAGCTAGATTTTGACATACATTGCTGTTGTCCATCTCTACATAACATGGCACTGATTTTATCTTGCCAATGGAGAACGGTCCGTCTGGAAAATATAAagagaaaatgaataaatgtacaaaataactgcatctgtacatttgtttttattctaatgaaaataataatgtgtGAGATTTGAAATTCTAATCCACTTTCTTACAATTAGATGATGATCACCAGTATGACGGATGAATAAGGAGTCCAGACCCGTGGTAAATCATCCGACAATCGACAAATAACTGGCAAAAAGTAGAATAacacaaatactgaactccgaggaaaattgaaaacaaaagtctatattcaaatggcaaaatcaaaatcaaatgctgAAACACATCAATGATCAAACAAATAGATTTCAACTTTCTTATTCCTGATTTGGAAcagaaatttaatatataatgtaGAACATGGTGGGTTAATTCTGGTATCAAGTAAACCATACCTTTCACTTGagatataaactatataaaatgtaaataagacatcattttttattcacaaaaagTTGGCAAAATCAACCATTCATCCCCTATGAACTATAGCGGGGGAAACCCTGATTTatcttatatcaaatgtaatttgCTTTAAACAAACGTTTATTAACTGCAAATACGCTTATTTCTATTTGAACAGTtttaatggtattttttttttctttgtgaaGAAATCGGTTAACAGCTTGTGCAATattgttgttgaataaaaaagaaaagttttgtTTGTGCCTCATTCTAATTTTTTGAGTTAAACCAATTGCTTCTGACTTTTACCATCTGTTTTTTGTGCTAttctgttacaccactgtccaagtTTAGAAGAGGTTTGAGCACTATCACACATGTTTTCCCCGCCACAacctgtatgtgcctgttcggTGGTTGTCGTTAGGTCGTGTCTGTCTTATTTggttttcgtaaattgttttgttataagttatgccgtttgttttctcatttcaaaTGTTTCACATATTTCATGTCGAGGCCTTTGGGCTATATAGTATTGGGGTTTTACCTTGTTGAAAGCCGcatggttgcctataattgctaacATCCACTTATTCAAACAGTGCATAGTTGTCGTATTGGTAATAAaaccacatttccttatttctgtaaaatatagtttttttttaaaatgtgggCGTCTTATTTCGACTTGTTCGACCGCTCCTCAGTCAACTTATTATTAAATCATTAAACTTgaacaaattaaatcaaattaatttacTCTTTGCCATGATCCCTTGCTGGATACTTCAGTCCGTCCTTGTAAACATCTatcaatagttttaaatatagtCCTCCGCCTTTGTCATAACTTGTTTGTCTGCTGAGACACGAATAACCAACCAAAAAGTCCGAATGTAAAAGTTCTGGTACTCGTGAATCTCTTCttcctattaaaaaaaaccaagatgaATGAGTAATATTGAGGGAACATATCATATTCTAATGATTTATCTAAAATCATGTTTAAATTTAGTGTATTATTCACCAACTACCGACTCCTCAgaggaaaaaatgaaaaaacaaagacCATGTAGACCAAACAATACATGACCCGGATTACCTTTTTagaggaaaaaaaattgtaacaaaaattccaaatttgTAATATGTTCATACTTCATATTTAAGCAAAACATTAAGGGCACTCTAAACAACTTATACTTAGCATATTGTTACAACTTAATTAATACACAAACCCTCAAAAAAGTAGGTacaaaatgaatcaaataattatttacaatattattCGATAAGTTATTGGTAGATGtgtcattttaattgttacCTGTTCGACAAGCATCAATGAAGAATAACTTTGGTTTGCCTTTTAACTTCAAAGTGTTGGCAGCGCGAAAAAGATCTTCCAATTTGACCAACTTGTCGTCACTGCCACATATGTTCCCATTACTTCCATGACTGGAAACAAAGACAATAAAACAACTCCCCGTCCTACTAGCATACTCTGATATATGTTTCTCAATATCTCTAGCGTGGGCGTTCCTATAAACTCTTACAGAAAAATGTACTACTTCAAACAATTCACAAAGTttgtctgaaaaataaaatcgatATTAACGATTGTTTGTTTTACATGAAATTAAGCAATGAAACCATGATAAATGTTAAAGCCAACACTAGAACTATAATATTTAGAACATAACATACTGTTTTGAAACATCTTATGGTATATTCCTGTGTTACCTATAGATGTATTATGTTAGGTCGAAATAACGAGCGATGAGATCTGttaaattatattgataaaatgttGTAATCACGAAAAACAATGTCGAAATCCGAAAATGCATAAAGCagacatttaaatttgtaagaATGCAATTGAAATTATTGCATTGAGAGTTTTATGTCCTCCAACTCGAAAATGTTGATTGCAATAGTTGTTCAGTGTTACAGACCAAAACATTTAGTTCGCAACTTTTACCACGAAGAGCAAACACCACGTAACATTTCAGTaggaatagatataggaagatgttgtgtgagtgccaatgagacaactctccatccaaataacaatttataaaagtaaaccattataggtcaaagtacggccttcaacacggagacttggctcacaccgaacaacaagctataaagggccccaaaacaactagtgtaaaaccacttaaacgggaaaaacaacggtcttatctatataaaaacgagaaacgagaaacacgtataagttatataaaaaacgacaactactgtacatagGTTCACTTCATGCTGAAATCGAAGTTCGTAttactagtattttttttatatattgttattggtCGAGGGGTGAATGtccatttttatcaaaaagcttcgattgtttcctttttttctttattaattaagtttctttaaaattgaaGCCGTCACATTGTAACGATTGTACCTATTTAGTGATGGAATTATTTGCCCTGTTTTAGGATTTAGGAGGAGGGGAGCCGATCCCCCTTTTCTGGAAAACAATGGTTGATTATAGAGGGAATCAATGACGCAAGACGGGAGCGGGCCTCCTCTTATGCTGCCAGTGGGCCCCACTTATGACTTTGGGTCCGTATTCAGTAGGTATAAGTTTAACCAGTCGGTGTTATGCTCTTGTGATCGACCGAGCTAAGCTGTTTGTGATTTGCAGTTTGTTCGCGTTTTAATCAATTGTTTCCGTTACTTTCTATTGACGTGTATATCtgtttgtatttgtatatgaaatcaatataaacattgatatactatttgaatatttatgcaaCTTTTTTCTCCGTTAAGCATGTTCGGTGTTACAATGTAAACATAAGTGCATTTATAAACTTATCTAATAACCCCTGTTTAAGTCGATCTTACCGTGTTGTCCTCCAGAATTCAACGTTCCCAATGTCCGGAATTTTGTGTTCATGAATATTAGAACATATCCTACagttataaattatatacatcTTAGCATATTCATATAAAGCAAGGGTGGATATTGTTTTTGTAAAGcagaaaaaataagataatatcatattttcccCCCTTAAAAttgccatattttgatttttgtcacATAAGCAGTCGATGTGTATACAACTGAGTTATTACGTATGAATTGAGACGCTCCTTCCTGTAACTAAGACTGATCTTATAGAAAATGTACTGTTACATGGAATTTGATCATGAACGTGAAggcaaaaaacaatttgttttccCTCAAATTTCCTGTTTTTGCTGACTGTATTTAATGATAATGTTGTGATAACATTACATGATAACTTCTGTTACTACTCCAGATACGAATTTCTTTTTCACTGAAGttgcagatttaaaaaaaaacatattacaaGCGTTGCAAAGCTGATAAAACCGAAAAGACGTTAAGTATGAATTAACTGTGTGAACGATTGAATGGAGTAAAATTGAACACAATATGAAATAATCTTAATGCCAACATCATGTTACTTGTAAGTATAATTTACTGGTACTAGTAGGTAATGAATGTTCTTGCTTTTATTTGGATTGTATTTCTGTCATTAAAcgttgtcatttta
This Mytilus trossulus isolate FHL-02 chromosome 14, PNRI_Mtr1.1.1.hap1, whole genome shotgun sequence DNA region includes the following protein-coding sequences:
- the LOC134697063 gene encoding caspase-2-like, translated to MGMGWSYDSCCNNDNKRSHGQRSNVQQSGFQVESYPLTHCTRNQTRGYVLIFMNTKFRTLGTLNSGGQHDKLCELFEVVHFSVRVYRNAHARDIEKHISEYASRTGSCFIVFVSSHGSNGNICGSDDKLVKLEDLFRAANTLKLKGKPKLFFIDACRTGRRDSRVPELLHSDFLVGYSCLSRQTSYDKGGGLYLKLLIDVYKDGLKYPARDHGKERTVLHWQDKISAMLCRDGQQQCMSKSSLTKKMFLHTR